From Bacillus sp. Bos-x628, the proteins below share one genomic window:
- a CDS encoding class I SAM-dependent methyltransferase, which produces MSDYVEMLAYFGVSGAHPGGIELTKTMIEHSKLLFDQRILDIGCGTGQTAAYLGNLGFHVDAIDTHPLMVEKANLRFKREELPINAIQASVENLPFADASFSLLISESVLSFTHLSAALNEMKRVLLPGGKLLANEAVLKAPLSTKELAAIQEFYGFRSLFSPSEWEEQLKEAGFHDLRILSFDEHMVQEEPTEMELSPHIPSKLYDTLQTHYDFIQAHRQHLSHILFECTV; this is translated from the coding sequence ATGAGTGACTATGTAGAAATGCTCGCCTATTTTGGCGTATCAGGTGCACACCCTGGTGGAATTGAGTTAACGAAAACAATGATTGAGCATTCAAAGCTGCTTTTTGATCAGCGCATACTTGATATTGGTTGCGGGACAGGACAGACAGCAGCGTATTTAGGAAATCTAGGCTTTCATGTGGATGCCATTGATACGCATCCATTGATGGTGGAAAAGGCCAACCTCAGATTTAAACGAGAAGAATTGCCGATCAACGCCATACAGGCGTCAGTCGAAAATCTTCCATTTGCAGATGCGTCATTTTCTCTATTGATCAGTGAATCTGTCTTAAGCTTTACACACTTATCAGCAGCTCTTAATGAAATGAAACGTGTTCTTTTACCTGGGGGTAAATTGTTAGCCAATGAAGCTGTGTTAAAAGCACCGCTATCAACAAAAGAACTTGCAGCCATTCAAGAATTTTATGGCTTTCGCTCACTCTTTTCTCCTTCTGAATGGGAGGAGCAGTTAAAAGAAGCAGGCTTCCATGATTTACGTATTCTCTCCTTCGACGAGCACATGGTACAAGAGGAGCCAACAGAAATGGAATTATCTCCTCATATACCGTCTAAGCTTTACGACACTTTACAAACACACTATGACTTCATCCAAGCACATCGCCAGCATCTCAGTCATATTCTATTCGAATGTACTGTGTAA
- a CDS encoding YozD family protein, with protein MKEADLVIDTEEIAEFFYMELVKRGYIPTELETFELADITFEYMLMKAMIVEEEAW; from the coding sequence ATGAAAGAAGCGGATTTGGTGATTGATACAGAGGAAATTGCGGAATTCTTCTATATGGAGCTGGTCAAAAGAGGGTACATACCAACTGAACTGGAAACCTTTGAGCTTGCAGACATTACATTCGAATATATGTTGATGAAAGCAATGATAGTTGAAGAAGAAGCGTGGTAG
- a CDS encoding M15 family metallopeptidase, which translates to MKKSYKVLSIASILGLTAALSGCQLLDQKSDTSDVNKTNEQKSANQSSQQNSNATADPFNQELTLKSEYFNDIKVVSGLKTIQNPENILALVNKEYALPGTYKPSDLVVPKVEFSFSENIEKRYIRKEAAEALAKLFNRAKKENYELVAVSGYRSYDRQKTIFDSEVKIKGKEKAQEAVALPGESEHQTGLAIDISSKSAGFEISEKFGETPDGKWVAKNAYKYGFIIRYPKGKEDITKYEYEPWHLRYVGEEAAKAMHDHDLTFEEYMNKVKKI; encoded by the coding sequence ATGAAGAAAAGCTATAAAGTACTCTCAATCGCATCGATTCTTGGTTTGACGGCCGCATTATCGGGCTGCCAGTTGCTCGATCAAAAGAGCGACACATCAGATGTAAACAAAACAAACGAACAAAAATCAGCAAATCAATCATCCCAGCAAAACTCAAATGCTACGGCAGATCCATTTAATCAAGAGCTGACGTTAAAGAGTGAATATTTCAATGACATCAAGGTTGTCAGTGGGCTGAAAACCATACAAAACCCTGAAAATATTCTTGCACTTGTTAACAAAGAATATGCATTGCCGGGTACCTATAAACCTTCTGATCTCGTTGTACCAAAAGTTGAATTCTCCTTTTCGGAGAATATCGAAAAACGATATATTCGGAAAGAAGCAGCAGAAGCCCTTGCCAAGTTATTTAATAGAGCGAAAAAAGAAAACTACGAGCTTGTTGCTGTATCTGGCTATCGTTCTTATGATCGTCAAAAAACCATTTTTGACAGTGAAGTCAAAATAAAAGGGAAAGAAAAAGCTCAAGAAGCAGTTGCTCTACCAGGTGAAAGTGAACATCAAACAGGACTTGCGATTGATATTTCCTCAAAAAGTGCTGGCTTTGAGATCTCTGAAAAGTTTGGTGAAACACCTGATGGCAAGTGGGTGGCGAAAAACGCTTATAAATATGGCTTTATCATCCGATATCCAAAAGGGAAAGAAGACATTACGAAATACGAATACGAGCCATGGCACCTGCGCTATGTTGGCGAAGAAGCAGCAAAAGCAATGCATGATCACGACTTAACATTTGAAGAGTATATGAACAAAGTCAAGAAAATATAA
- a CDS encoding DUF3311 domain-containing protein, protein MNKKLIMILLITIPFIGQLVLLPFVNRIHPILIGLPFFHFWLLLWIVLTPICTFIIYRMQHSNGGTD, encoded by the coding sequence ATGAATAAAAAATTGATCATGATTCTACTCATAACCATTCCATTTATCGGGCAGCTCGTATTGCTTCCCTTTGTCAATCGCATCCATCCAATTTTGATTGGGTTGCCATTTTTCCACTTTTGGCTCCTATTGTGGATTGTTCTCACACCGATTTGTACATTTATCATTTACAGGATGCAACATTCAAATGGAGGAACTGACTGA
- a CDS encoding YojF family protein codes for MKPIQTEDVTAHLQSFLNRPVFVHLETTTGSYSAHVNEQNMTVVAYIRNAKIVYSQAKIKGQGPYRVGMKTEDGWIYAEGLTDYVVDEEGRLLMAGHLPDGKLAISLQISETPFTV; via the coding sequence ATGAAACCAATTCAAACGGAAGATGTCACAGCGCATCTTCAATCGTTTTTAAATCGTCCAGTTTTCGTGCATCTTGAAACGACAACGGGTTCTTATTCAGCGCATGTGAATGAACAAAATATGACCGTTGTGGCGTATATTCGCAATGCAAAAATCGTCTACTCACAGGCGAAAATAAAAGGACAAGGACCGTATCGTGTCGGTATGAAAACAGAAGATGGCTGGATTTACGCAGAAGGTTTGACTGACTATGTGGTCGATGAAGAGGGCCGTCTGCTTATGGCAGGACATCTGCCAGATGGAAAACTTGCGATTTCATTACAAATTAGTGAAACACCATTTACGGTGTAG
- a CDS encoding YodL domain-containing protein, with the protein MQLTLRFFQKKPSAYHLTIYQTPSYGDTNGHQPVYRTMIGGKTHQDVLEKAFSTFNVHDTVPNDYNARFITTGDIVEIDDRKKGKCYYQLFPTGWKRSERIKLMS; encoded by the coding sequence ATGCAATTGACGTTGAGATTTTTTCAAAAGAAACCTTCAGCCTATCACTTAACCATTTACCAAACACCTAGTTATGGTGATACTAACGGGCATCAGCCTGTGTACCGGACAATGATTGGCGGCAAAACACATCAAGATGTACTGGAAAAAGCATTCTCAACATTTAATGTACATGATACAGTCCCTAATGATTACAATGCGCGGTTTATCACGACAGGTGATATTGTTGAGATTGATGATAGGAAAAAGGGCAAGTGCTATTATCAGCTCTTTCCGACAGGATGGAAACGTAGTGAAAGAATAAAGTTGATGAGTTAA
- the deoD gene encoding purine-nucleoside phosphorylase has protein sequence MSVHIGADKGQIAETVLLPGDPLRAKYIADTYLEDVECYNEVRGMYGFTGTYKGKRISVQGTGMGVPSISIYVNELIQSYDVQNLIRVGSCGAIKKDVNVRDVILAQTSSTDSQMNRVVFGPIDYAPCADFGLLKKAYDTAEAKNVAVRVGNVFTADQFYNEKPLELMDQYGILAIEMETTALYTLAAKFGRKALSILTVSDHVLTGEETTAKERQTTFDEMILIALDSVL, from the coding sequence ATGAGTGTACATATTGGAGCAGATAAAGGACAAATTGCAGAAACGGTATTGCTTCCTGGCGATCCGCTTCGTGCGAAATATATTGCAGATACATATTTAGAGGATGTCGAGTGCTATAACGAAGTGCGCGGCATGTATGGCTTTACAGGCACATATAAAGGAAAACGTATTTCCGTACAAGGCACTGGGATGGGTGTACCGTCTATTTCGATTTATGTCAATGAACTCATTCAAAGCTATGATGTTCAAAACTTAATCCGCGTCGGTTCGTGCGGAGCGATTAAAAAAGATGTGAATGTACGTGATGTTATTTTAGCACAGACGTCATCAACCGACTCCCAAATGAATCGTGTCGTATTTGGACCGATTGATTACGCGCCTTGCGCTGATTTTGGTCTACTCAAGAAAGCCTACGACACAGCAGAAGCAAAAAATGTAGCTGTGCGTGTCGGAAATGTATTTACAGCAGACCAGTTTTACAATGAAAAACCACTTGAGCTCATGGATCAATACGGCATTCTCGCAATTGAAATGGAAACAACAGCTCTATACACGCTCGCTGCAAAATTCGGTAGAAAAGCGTTATCGATTCTAACAGTAAGTGATCATGTTCTGACAGGAGAAGAGACAACTGCAAAAGAGCGTCAAACGACTTTTGACGAAATGATCTTAATTGCACTAGATTCTGTTTTATAA
- a CDS encoding S41 family peptidase — protein MKKQIKIVIAILVTAALSSAITFVITKQGVVSVAGDEKFSKLMAAYTKVKDEYYKKTDDQKLIDGAIQGMIASLDDPYSTYMDQEDAKGFNNTISSSFEGIGAQVEEKDGQILIVAPIKGSPAEKAGLKPHDRILEVNGKSTKGMSVNKAVSLIRGKKGTDVKLHLNRQGVGNVDVNITRDTIPLETVYTKLTKDKIGEIQITSFAETTSKELDKAINKLEKQGAKGYVIDLRDNPGGIMTEAIQMSNDFIDKGKVIMQVEEKGKIQVYKAEKERKVHKPAVVLVNGGSASAAEIMAAALHQSSGIQIVGEKTFGKGTVQNAQSYQDGSSVKLTIAKWLTPNGSWIHKKGIEPQVKASLPSYAKLPYLNPKKTYQLNDNGDEVKAAQKMFQALGYKAKANGEYDQAFQTVVKSFQADHDLKADGILTGDTTTVLMTKIQEKLKKNDTQMKKAIELLKQEIK, from the coding sequence TTGAAAAAACAAATCAAAATCGTAATAGCCATTCTCGTGACAGCAGCACTTTCCTCAGCGATTACTTTTGTGATCACAAAACAAGGTGTTGTCAGTGTCGCAGGAGATGAAAAGTTCAGTAAACTCATGGCTGCTTATACGAAGGTGAAGGATGAGTATTACAAAAAAACGGATGATCAAAAACTAATAGACGGTGCGATTCAAGGAATGATTGCATCACTAGATGATCCATACTCTACATATATGGATCAGGAGGACGCAAAAGGTTTTAACAATACCATTTCTTCGTCATTTGAAGGTATTGGTGCACAAGTGGAAGAAAAGGATGGACAAATATTAATTGTCGCCCCAATTAAAGGCTCTCCTGCTGAAAAAGCTGGTTTGAAACCTCATGATCGAATTTTAGAGGTGAATGGGAAAAGCACAAAGGGGATGTCTGTGAACAAAGCAGTATCTCTCATTAGAGGTAAAAAAGGAACGGATGTTAAGCTACATCTGAATCGACAAGGTGTTGGAAATGTGGATGTGAATATCACAAGAGATACGATTCCGCTTGAAACAGTTTATACAAAGCTAACGAAAGATAAAATAGGAGAAATCCAAATTACATCATTTGCAGAAACCACATCTAAAGAATTGGATAAAGCTATTAATAAGTTAGAGAAACAAGGGGCCAAAGGATATGTGATTGACCTAAGAGACAACCCTGGGGGCATTATGACAGAAGCCATACAAATGAGTAATGACTTTATTGATAAAGGAAAAGTCATTATGCAGGTCGAGGAAAAAGGGAAGATACAAGTGTACAAAGCAGAAAAAGAACGGAAGGTCCATAAACCAGCCGTAGTCCTTGTAAATGGCGGATCGGCAAGTGCTGCTGAAATTATGGCGGCGGCCCTGCATCAATCATCAGGAATTCAAATCGTTGGTGAGAAAACATTTGGTAAAGGAACCGTACAAAATGCCCAAAGCTATCAAGACGGCTCTAGTGTCAAGTTAACCATTGCAAAGTGGCTGACACCGAATGGATCTTGGATTCACAAAAAAGGAATTGAACCACAGGTGAAAGCATCTCTCCCAAGTTATGCAAAGCTGCCATATTTAAATCCGAAAAAGACTTATCAACTGAATGATAATGGAGACGAAGTAAAAGCGGCTCAAAAAATGTTCCAAGCACTCGGCTACAAGGCAAAGGCAAATGGAGAGTATGATCAGGCGTTCCAAACTGTTGTGAAAAGCTTCCAAGCAGATCATGATTTGAAGGCAGACGGAATCTTAACAGGGGATACAACGACTGTGCTCATGACAAAAATACAAGAAAAGCTTAAAAAGAATGATACGCAAATGAAAAAAGCCATAGAATTATTGAAACAAGAAATAAAATAA
- a CDS encoding sodium:solute symporter yields MQGNLTALLITACIIFIVVIIGFVAGHDKSSRQTVEEWSVGGRKFGGLLVWFLVGADLYTAYTFLGLTSTAYTAGSVAFFAIPYSVLAYFIAYFFLPKLWTVAKSHKLTTLADYARVRFDSKLLSSLIAIVGVLMLIPYICLQLSGIQDTLTVAGTNYINVNAVVMISFILVALYTFFSGIKGPTYTAIIKDILVWVIMLFMVVSLPIIHFNGWSPMMNTLAKEAPQLLTIPESGPKGILWFITASGVSALALFMWAHAATGVFTAKSADAIRKNSIFLPLYNIVLILVIFLGLIAFLVLPEETNPRFALLHLIQTSYGGVMQGLAYSTIALASLIPCSIMAIGASNLFANNLYRDLIHPNVSPKRLTIITRSMVFIVIGLALLFGMLFPAALVTLQLIGVSGMVQIFPAIAMSLFWKKQSKEATIAGLVVGIIVTFTANISQVTFGLFEGFLGLLANVVVILILNPFFQKNSISNSVTNELFEEGKAANIAKDA; encoded by the coding sequence ATGCAAGGAAATTTAACAGCTTTATTGATTACTGCATGTATTATTTTTATCGTTGTGATCATCGGATTTGTAGCTGGTCATGACAAATCTTCAAGACAGACAGTCGAAGAATGGTCTGTCGGCGGGAGAAAATTCGGCGGTCTTCTCGTCTGGTTTCTCGTTGGGGCAGACTTATATACAGCCTATACATTTTTAGGCTTAACCAGTACAGCCTATACGGCAGGAAGTGTCGCTTTTTTCGCTATACCCTATTCTGTGCTTGCCTATTTCATTGCTTATTTCTTCTTACCAAAACTATGGACCGTCGCAAAAAGTCATAAGCTGACAACACTGGCTGATTATGCACGCGTACGATTTGACAGCAAGCTTCTGTCAAGTTTGATTGCTATTGTAGGTGTACTGATGCTCATTCCTTATATTTGTCTTCAGCTCAGCGGCATTCAAGATACATTAACTGTCGCAGGTACAAATTATATTAACGTCAATGCAGTTGTTATGATTTCATTTATCTTAGTAGCACTATATACTTTTTTCAGCGGGATCAAAGGTCCTACATATACTGCCATTATAAAAGATATTCTCGTTTGGGTGATCATGCTCTTTATGGTTGTTTCACTGCCGATCATTCATTTTAATGGCTGGTCACCTATGATGAATACGTTAGCCAAGGAAGCTCCTCAGCTTCTAACAATCCCTGAAAGCGGTCCTAAAGGCATTTTGTGGTTCATTACAGCTTCAGGCGTTTCAGCACTTGCTTTATTTATGTGGGCTCATGCGGCTACTGGTGTATTCACCGCAAAAAGTGCAGATGCCATACGTAAAAACAGCATATTTTTACCCCTTTATAACATTGTATTGATTTTGGTCATCTTCCTTGGGTTGATTGCATTTTTAGTCTTACCAGAGGAGACAAATCCTAGATTTGCTCTTCTTCATTTAATTCAAACATCTTATGGAGGCGTGATGCAGGGGCTTGCTTATTCAACGATTGCACTGGCTTCTCTCATTCCATGTTCTATTATGGCCATTGGTGCGTCGAATTTATTTGCGAATAATTTATATCGGGACTTGATTCATCCAAATGTGTCACCGAAAAGATTAACGATCATTACACGTTCGATGGTGTTTATTGTTATTGGCCTTGCTCTTTTATTTGGTATGCTATTCCCTGCGGCACTTGTGACGCTGCAATTGATCGGTGTATCAGGAATGGTTCAGATTTTCCCAGCGATTGCAATGAGCCTGTTTTGGAAGAAGCAATCAAAAGAAGCAACCATTGCAGGACTTGTGGTTGGGATCATTGTGACCTTTACCGCCAACATTTCACAAGTCACATTTGGCCTTTTTGAAGGTTTCCTCGGTTTATTAGCAAACGTTGTTGTCATCCTGATCCTTAATCCGTTTTTTCAAAAGAACAGCATATCAAATTCCGTCACGAACGAACTGTTTGAAGAAGGAAAAGCAGCAAATATCGCAAAAGACGCGTAA
- the bshB2 gene encoding bacillithiol biosynthesis deacetylase BshB2, whose product MKEHVLVILPHPDDESFGVAGLIAQSRKRGIPVTYACGTLGEMGRNMGSPTYANRETLPELRKQELINACKEMDITDLRMLGLRDKTLEFEDDEYLADVMEQIIDEVKPTLIVTFYPGHGVHPDHDATGEAVIRALYRKKKEDRPVTYCMAITRNREEVLGDPDIVIDMTDVADIKLNALRAHRTQTEGMLRELEQKLKNKEPVVQKWFDEEIFWTYQWND is encoded by the coding sequence TTGAAAGAACATGTACTAGTGATACTGCCTCATCCCGATGATGAATCCTTTGGGGTCGCAGGTCTCATTGCACAAAGCAGAAAGCGCGGAATTCCTGTCACGTATGCATGCGGAACACTCGGTGAAATGGGAAGAAATATGGGCAGTCCAACGTATGCCAATCGTGAAACACTTCCTGAATTGAGAAAACAAGAACTGATCAATGCTTGCAAAGAGATGGATATCACTGACTTACGAATGCTTGGACTACGGGATAAGACGCTCGAATTTGAAGATGATGAATATTTGGCTGATGTAATGGAACAAATCATCGATGAAGTCAAACCAACTCTCATAGTCACATTTTATCCTGGCCACGGGGTACATCCAGACCATGATGCAACAGGGGAAGCTGTCATTCGAGCACTTTATCGGAAGAAAAAAGAAGACCGTCCTGTGACATACTGCATGGCCATTACGAGAAATAGAGAAGAAGTCTTAGGTGATCCAGATATTGTGATTGATATGACCGATGTAGCAGATATTAAATTAAATGCACTCAGAGCTCATCGAACTCAAACAGAAGGCATGCTTAGAGAGCTTGAGCAAAAGCTGAAAAATAAAGAACCAGTTGTTCAAAAATGGTTCGATGAAGAAATTTTCTGGACATATCAATGGAATGATTAA
- a CDS encoding phosphatase PAP2 family protein translates to MNVIFLFIVFGAISVLMVSNVFQETDNHIILWFEHIRLPLLNDMMLTVTDLGMSATLVPIMLIFSVVLLMYRRYHSIILLFFLYISEKTMNHELKGLFGRERPAFEHLVNETYYSFPSGHSMNAATIYPFIAYLLIEMIPWLKERQKKVYFITALFVIVIGVSRMYIGVHYLTDVAGGFAIGLALFLLFKKIDEKMSVNRQK, encoded by the coding sequence GTGAATGTTATTTTTCTTTTCATTGTTTTTGGAGCTATCAGTGTACTTATGGTTTCCAATGTATTTCAAGAAACGGACAACCATATCATTTTATGGTTTGAACACATTAGACTCCCTTTATTAAACGATATGATGCTGACTGTGACGGATTTAGGTATGAGTGCCACCCTTGTCCCCATCATGCTCATCTTTAGTGTGGTGCTGCTGATGTATAGGCGCTATCACTCGATCATATTGCTTTTTTTCTTGTATATAAGTGAAAAAACGATGAATCATGAGTTAAAGGGTCTGTTTGGCAGAGAGCGTCCAGCCTTTGAGCATCTTGTCAATGAAACATATTATAGCTTTCCGAGCGGACACTCCATGAATGCAGCAACCATCTATCCCTTCATTGCATATCTATTAATTGAAATGATCCCTTGGCTAAAAGAAAGACAAAAAAAAGTCTACTTCATCACTGCATTATTTGTGATCGTCATCGGTGTCAGCCGAATGTATATTGGTGTTCATTATTTGACAGATGTGGCAGGAGGCTTTGCGATAGGACTGGCTTTGTTTCTCTTATTTAAAAAGATTGACGAAAAAATGTCCGTCAATCGACAAAAATAG
- a CDS encoding spore gernimation protein GerT encodes MFDWNRLFPFQKQFSKEILKNSDPKDVEQYVNQVMESVFGSNYPAQFPFQDPLSQNKKTSETEKEPNVEVFETTDHVFVKIELDRPNTEKIKIKHTANLLFIDHFPEENAQKKIVLPATVKRKGTKASYQDGILEIMFLKHDDPGISEIDIPL; translated from the coding sequence ATGTTTGACTGGAACCGATTATTCCCTTTTCAAAAGCAATTTTCGAAAGAAATATTAAAGAACTCGGACCCTAAAGATGTTGAGCAATATGTCAATCAAGTCATGGAAAGTGTATTCGGCTCCAATTATCCTGCTCAGTTCCCCTTTCAGGATCCACTTAGTCAAAACAAAAAAACGAGTGAAACAGAAAAAGAGCCGAATGTCGAAGTGTTTGAAACAACTGACCATGTGTTTGTCAAAATTGAACTTGATCGTCCAAACACAGAAAAAATCAAAATCAAGCATACAGCCAACCTGCTATTTATCGATCATTTCCCTGAAGAAAATGCACAAAAGAAAATCGTCCTTCCTGCAACTGTAAAAAGAAAAGGAACGAAAGCGTCCTATCAGGATGGTATTTTGGAGATTATGTTTTTAAAGCATGATGATCCAGGCATTTCTGAAATAGATATTCCATTATAA
- a CDS encoding nitroreductase family protein: MAIDHKTIEILKERASVKEYDTSHEMTKEELTELLEITTKAPSAWNLQHWHFTVFHSAESKAKLLPIAYNQKQVSQASAVIAVLGDFEAHKNGEKIYSELAEQGVITEDIKNTLMTQINGAYQSEQYAREAAYSNASLAAMQLMIAAKAMGYDTCAMGGFSKEAYIKEFNVSGRYEPIMLISVGKAAKEAHKSNRFDINEVSDFL; the protein is encoded by the coding sequence ATGGCGATCGATCACAAAACGATTGAAATTTTGAAAGAAAGAGCTTCAGTGAAAGAGTATGATACATCCCATGAAATGACAAAAGAAGAGTTAACAGAGCTTCTTGAAATAACAACGAAAGCACCATCTGCATGGAATCTTCAGCATTGGCACTTCACTGTATTCCATAGTGCTGAATCAAAAGCAAAGTTGTTGCCAATCGCTTATAACCAAAAGCAAGTGTCGCAAGCATCAGCCGTTATTGCTGTGTTAGGAGATTTTGAAGCTCACAAAAATGGTGAAAAAATCTATAGCGAACTAGCTGAACAAGGGGTTATTACAGAAGACATCAAAAACACATTGATGACCCAAATTAATGGAGCTTATCAAAGCGAGCAATATGCACGTGAAGCTGCCTATTCAAATGCTTCACTAGCTGCTATGCAATTAATGATTGCTGCCAAAGCAATGGGGTATGATACATGTGCAATGGGCGGTTTCAGTAAAGAAGCTTACATCAAAGAATTCAATGTAAGCGGGCGTTACGAACCAATTATGCTGATTTCAGTCGGTAAAGCAGCAAAAGAAGCTCACAAAAGCAATCGTTTTGACATCAATGAAGTCTCTGATTTCCTTTAA
- the rarD gene encoding EamA family transporter RarD, whose amino-acid sequence MEHQEQTKGVLYTATSFTLWGLFPLYWKLMDHISSGEILAHRILWSFVFMCGILLYLKQVRRAIQTMKRLMLDGKALYSLLLSAILISINWYVYIWAVNHHLMLEASLGYYINPLISVLLGIIFLKERLNKIQTIAIFIAAGGVMISTVQYGSFPVVAFLLAFSFGFYGLIKKRMAFTSAIGLTIETLLLAPAALVYLIFFLKEPEVTMQTSSIGSLGLLFFAGVFTAVPLLLFSEGAKRIPLYQVGILQYIAPTITFFLGLFMYHEHLSAGKVLTFLCIWVAILLFTASQLRMKKTSNAH is encoded by the coding sequence TTGGAGCATCAAGAGCAAACAAAAGGTGTGCTGTATACTGCAACATCTTTTACATTGTGGGGGCTGTTCCCATTATATTGGAAACTTATGGATCATATTTCGTCAGGCGAAATTTTAGCTCACAGAATTTTATGGTCGTTTGTCTTTATGTGCGGTATTCTTCTATATTTAAAGCAAGTCCGCCGAGCCATTCAAACAATGAAAAGGCTTATGTTAGATGGTAAAGCTTTATACTCTTTACTTTTATCTGCTATTTTAATTTCGATCAACTGGTATGTGTACATTTGGGCAGTCAATCATCATTTAATGCTTGAAGCAAGTTTGGGTTATTATATTAATCCACTTATATCAGTTTTACTTGGGATTATCTTTTTGAAAGAGCGACTGAATAAAATCCAAACCATTGCCATTTTCATAGCCGCAGGCGGTGTTATGATTTCTACAGTTCAGTACGGATCATTTCCTGTGGTTGCCTTCTTATTAGCTTTTAGCTTTGGTTTTTATGGATTGATCAAAAAAAGGATGGCATTCACGAGTGCCATTGGGCTGACCATTGAAACGCTACTTCTTGCTCCTGCCGCACTTGTTTATTTAATCTTCTTTTTAAAGGAACCAGAAGTCACAATGCAGACAAGCAGCATAGGTTCTCTTGGGTTATTGTTCTTTGCTGGAGTCTTTACAGCAGTTCCACTTCTTTTGTTTTCCGAAGGTGCGAAAAGAATTCCTCTTTATCAGGTCGGGATTCTCCAATATATTGCACCGACAATTACTTTTTTCTTAGGGTTGTTTATGTATCACGAACACTTATCAGCAGGGAAAGTTCTGACGTTTCTATGTATTTGGGTTGCGATTTTATTGTTTACAGCATCACAACTTCGCATGAAAAAAACATCAAATGCTCATTAA